One window of Bacillus sp. THAF10 genomic DNA carries:
- a CDS encoding adenylate kinase encodes MNLVLMGLPGAGKGTQAERIVEKYNIPHISTGDMFRAAMKEETELGMKAKSFMDQGQLVPDEVTIGIVRERLEKEDCKDGFLLDGFPRTVPQAEALEEMLADMGRSIDYVINVNVDQGILMERLTGRRICKDCGATYHLVFNPPAKEGVCDKCGGELYQRADDNEETVGNRLEVNMKQSKPLLDFYESKGYLRNINGQQAIETVFADIEELLGGYAK; translated from the coding sequence ATGAATTTAGTTCTAATGGGACTTCCGGGTGCCGGTAAGGGTACTCAAGCAGAACGAATTGTCGAAAAGTACAATATCCCTCATATCTCTACTGGAGATATGTTTCGTGCTGCTATGAAGGAAGAAACTGAACTTGGCATGAAAGCTAAGTCTTTTATGGATCAAGGTCAGCTTGTTCCGGATGAAGTAACGATCGGTATCGTTCGTGAAAGATTAGAAAAAGAAGATTGCAAGGACGGCTTTTTATTAGACGGTTTTCCAAGAACAGTTCCTCAAGCAGAAGCTCTTGAAGAGATGCTTGCGGATATGGGAAGAAGCATTGATTACGTCATCAACGTGAATGTGGACCAAGGTATTCTTATGGAACGTTTAACAGGGCGCCGTATTTGTAAGGATTGTGGAGCAACTTACCACCTTGTGTTTAATCCACCAGCTAAAGAGGGTGTATGTGACAAGTGTGGCGGCGAATTGTATCAACGTGCAGATGACAACGAAGAAACAGTTGGTAACCGCCTTGAGGTAAACATGAAGCAATCCAAACCTTTACTAGACTTCTATGAGTCCAAAGGCTATCTTCGCAACATCAATGGCCAACAAGCTATTGAAACAGTATTCGCAGATATTGAAGAGCTACTTGGAGGTTATGCGAAATGA
- the map gene encoding type I methionyl aminopeptidase: MIICKTPREIDIMREAGKIVALTHQELKKHIVPGVTTKQLDDIAEKFIRKHDAIPSFKGYNGFRGSICASVNEELVHGIPGDRVLKDGDIISIDIGAKYNGYHGDSAWTYAVGTISEETQALLDVTEKSLYEGIKQVKPGARLSDVSHAIQTYAEGLNFSIVREYVGHGIGQDLHEDPQIPHYGPPNKGPRLKPGMVLAIEPMVNAGTRYVKTLADDWTVVTVDGKMCAHFEHTVAITDTGYEILTKV; this comes from the coding sequence ATGATTATCTGTAAAACTCCACGTGAAATTGACATCATGAGAGAAGCAGGTAAGATTGTCGCTCTGACACATCAAGAGTTAAAGAAACATATTGTACCTGGTGTAACAACGAAGCAATTGGATGATATTGCAGAGAAATTCATCCGCAAACATGATGCAATTCCTTCGTTTAAAGGGTATAATGGTTTTCGCGGAAGTATCTGTGCATCCGTTAACGAAGAACTTGTTCATGGTATCCCCGGCGATCGTGTATTGAAAGACGGTGATATCATTAGCATAGATATCGGTGCTAAATATAATGGCTACCATGGTGACTCCGCTTGGACGTATGCCGTTGGTACAATTTCTGAAGAAACTCAAGCGTTGCTGGATGTTACGGAAAAGTCATTATATGAAGGCATTAAACAAGTAAAACCTGGCGCTCGTCTCTCTGATGTTTCCCATGCGATTCAAACGTATGCGGAAGGTCTCAATTTTTCAATTGTAAGAGAGTATGTAGGGCATGGAATTGGTCAAGACTTACATGAAGACCCGCAAATTCCACATTATGGACCTCCAAACAAAGGTCCACGTTTAAAACCTGGCATGGTCCTTGCGATTGAACCTATGGTCAATGCAGGCACCCGCTATGTAAAAACGTTGGCAGATGACTGGACTGTTGTCACTGTTGACGGAAAAATGTGTGCTCATTTTGAACATACGGTCGCTATTACAGATACAGGCTACGAGATCTTAACAAAAGTCTAA
- the infA gene encoding translation initiation factor IF-1, with protein MAKDDVIEVEGTVVETLPNAMFKVELENGHTVLAHVSGKIRMHFIRILPGDKVTVELSPYDLTRGRITYRFK; from the coding sequence ATGGCGAAGGACGATGTAATTGAAGTAGAAGGTACGGTCGTTGAGACTTTACCAAATGCTATGTTTAAAGTAGAATTGGAAAATGGTCATACAGTATTAGCCCATGTATCTGGGAAAATCCGTATGCACTTTATCCGAATCCTACCTGGAGACAAAGTAACAGTGGAGTTATCTCCATACGATCTAACACGCGGTAGAATTACGTATCGTTTTAAATAA
- the rpmJ gene encoding 50S ribosomal protein L36: MKVRPSVKPICEKCKVIRRKGKVMVICENPKHKQKQG; this comes from the coding sequence ATGAAAGTGAGACCATCGGTTAAACCGATTTGCGAAAAATGTAAAGTTATTCGTAGAAAAGGTAAAGTAATGGTTATTTGTGAAAACCCGAAACACAAACAAAAACAAGGATAA
- the rpsM gene encoding 30S ribosomal protein S13: protein MARIAGVDVPRDKRVVISLTYIFGIGRPTAEKILAEAGVSEDTRVRDLTEEELGKIRDIVDKVKVEGDLRREVSLNIKRLIEIGCYRGLRHRRGLPVRGQNTKNNARTRKGPRRTVANKKK from the coding sequence ATGGCACGTATTGCTGGTGTTGATGTTCCTCGCGACAAGCGCGTTGTAATTTCATTAACATACATTTTCGGTATTGGTCGTCCAACAGCTGAGAAAATCTTAGCAGAAGCTGGTGTTTCTGAAGATACTCGCGTTCGCGACTTAACGGAAGAAGAATTAGGAAAAATTCGTGATATCGTAGATAAAGTTAAAGTTGAGGGTGACCTTCGTCGTGAAGTATCTCTTAACATTAAACGTCTTATCGAAATCGGATGCTACCGTGGTCTTCGTCACCGTCGTGGTTTACCGGTTCGCGGTCAAAATACTAAAAACAACGCACGTACACGTAAAGGACCTCGTCGTACTGTAGCGAACAAGAAGAAATAA
- the rpsK gene encoding 30S ribosomal protein S11 encodes MARKTNTRKRRVKKNVETGIAHIRSTFNNTIVTITDSHGNALGWSSAGALGFKGSRKSTPFAAQMAAETAAKSGMEHGLKTLEVTVKGPGAGREAAIRALQAAGLEVTAIRDVTPVPHNGCRPPKRRRV; translated from the coding sequence ATGGCACGCAAAACTAATACACGTAAACGCCGTGTGAAAAAGAATGTAGAAACTGGTATCGCGCATATCCGTTCTACTTTCAACAACACGATCGTAACGATTACTGACTCTCACGGAAATGCTCTTGGATGGTCAAGTGCAGGTGCTCTAGGATTCAAAGGTTCTCGTAAATCTACTCCTTTCGCAGCGCAAATGGCAGCTGAAACTGCAGCTAAATCTGGTATGGAGCATGGTTTGAAAACTCTTGAAGTTACAGTAAAAGGCCCTGGTGCTGGTCGTGAAGCAGCAATTCGTGCTTTACAAGCAGCTGGTCTTGAAGTAACAGCAATCAGAGACGTAACCCCAGTACCTCACAACGGTTGCCGTCCACCAAAACGTCGCCGTGTTTAA
- a CDS encoding DNA-directed RNA polymerase subunit alpha, whose amino-acid sequence MLEIEKPKIETVEISDDANYGKFVVEPLERGYGTTLGNSLRRILLSSLPGAAVTSIQIDGVLHEFSTIEGVVEDVTTVILNVKKLALKIYSDDEKTLEIDVQGEGAVTAADITHDSDVEILNPDLHIATLAKDAHLRIRFTAKRGRGYVPAVGNKREDQPIGVIPIDSIFTPVSRVSYYVENTRVGQVTNYDKLTLDVWTDGSNGPQEAVALGAKILTEHLNIFVGLTDEAQNAEIMVEKEEDQKEKVLEMTIEELDLSVRSYNCLKRAGINTVQELANKTEEDMMKVRNLGRKSLEEVKHKLEELGLGLRKDD is encoded by the coding sequence ATGTTAGAAATTGAAAAACCAAAAATCGAAACGGTTGAAATCAGCGATGACGCCAACTACGGTAAATTCGTCGTCGAGCCACTTGAGCGTGGATATGGAACAACTTTGGGTAACTCCTTACGTCGTATTCTTTTATCCTCACTTCCTGGTGCCGCTGTTACATCTATCCAAATAGATGGTGTACTGCATGAGTTCTCAACAATTGAAGGCGTCGTAGAAGATGTTACAACAGTTATTTTGAACGTTAAGAAGCTAGCTTTAAAGATTTACTCAGATGATGAGAAAACGTTAGAGATTGATGTACAAGGCGAAGGTGCTGTAACAGCTGCTGACATTACACATGACAGTGATGTTGAAATCCTAAACCCTGACCTTCATATCGCAACGTTAGCGAAAGATGCTCATCTCCGTATCCGTTTCACTGCTAAGCGCGGTCGCGGATATGTACCAGCAGTCGGAAACAAGCGTGAAGATCAACCAATTGGTGTGATTCCGATTGATTCCATCTTTACTCCAGTTTCCCGCGTTTCTTATTATGTTGAAAATACTCGTGTAGGCCAAGTGACGAACTATGACAAGCTTACATTGGATGTATGGACAGACGGCAGTAACGGCCCACAAGAAGCGGTAGCACTTGGGGCAAAGATTTTAACTGAGCACTTAAATATATTTGTAGGTTTAACAGATGAGGCACAAAACGCGGAAATCATGGTAGAAAAAGAAGAAGATCAGAAGGAAAAAGTTCTTGAGATGACTATCGAAGAACTAGACTTATCTGTTCGTTCTTACAACTGCCTGAAGCGTGCTGGCATCAACACTGTTCAAGAACTAGCAAATAAAACAGAAGAAGATATGATGAAAGTTCGTAACTTAGGCCGTAAATCTCTTGAAGAAGTCAAGCATAAATTAGAAGAGCTTGGACTTGGCCTGCGTAAAGATGACTAG
- the rplQ gene encoding 50S ribosomal protein L17 has translation MGYRKLGRTSAQRKAMLRDLTTDLIISERIETTEARAKELRSLVEKMITLGKRGDLHARRQAASYVRHEVANEENGQDAVQKLFADIAPRYEERQGGYTRIMKVGPRRGDGAPMVIIELV, from the coding sequence ATGGGATACAGAAAATTAGGTCGTACTAGCGCGCAACGTAAAGCAATGTTACGTGACTTAACAACTGACTTGATCATCAGCGAGCGCATTGAAACTACAGAAGCACGTGCGAAAGAATTACGTTCTTTAGTAGAAAAAATGATTACTCTTGGTAAACGTGGTGACTTACACGCACGTCGTCAAGCTGCTTCTTATGTTCGTCATGAAGTTGCGAACGAAGAAAATGGTCAAGACGCAGTTCAAAAATTATTCGCTGACATCGCTCCACGTTACGAAGAGCGTCAAGGTGGATACACTCGTATCATGAAGGTTGGACCTCGTCGTGGTGACGGAGCTCCAATGGTAATTATTGAACTTGTATAA
- a CDS encoding energy-coupling factor ABC transporter ATP-binding protein: MSILEVKDLHFRYANQEEDTLKNLSFTIEHGQWTAIVGHNGSGKSTLARILNGLQLPTEGEVTVQGIKLTEESIWDIRRQVGMVFQNPDNQFVGSTVEDDVAFGLENIGVPRTEMVSRVEEGIRKVGMESFLTQEPHQLSGGQKQRVAIAGLIALRPSIIILDEATSMLDPIGRKEVMETMEDLRKNEGVTVVSITHDLEEAARADRMIVLNGGEIFAEGTPDQVFLLGDKLVEIGLDLPFPIVLAHKLIEKGIEFPSIPTNKERLLDELCKLQSKS; the protein is encoded by the coding sequence ATGAGCATCTTAGAGGTAAAAGACTTGCACTTCCGCTATGCGAACCAAGAAGAAGACACCTTAAAAAACTTAAGCTTTACGATAGAGCATGGACAATGGACAGCCATTGTAGGTCATAACGGCTCAGGAAAATCAACCTTGGCTCGCATTCTTAATGGTCTACAGCTTCCTACAGAAGGGGAAGTGACTGTGCAGGGGATAAAGCTTACTGAAGAATCCATATGGGATATTAGAAGACAAGTTGGAATGGTCTTTCAAAATCCTGATAACCAGTTTGTCGGTTCTACGGTGGAGGACGATGTTGCGTTTGGTTTAGAAAATATTGGCGTCCCAAGAACAGAAATGGTATCCCGCGTCGAGGAAGGAATCCGAAAAGTAGGGATGGAATCTTTTTTAACCCAAGAGCCACATCAGCTCTCAGGTGGACAAAAACAACGGGTCGCCATCGCAGGTTTAATTGCTCTAAGACCATCTATCATTATCCTCGATGAAGCAACAAGTATGTTAGATCCGATTGGGCGGAAGGAAGTCATGGAAACCATGGAGGACCTCAGAAAAAATGAAGGTGTGACGGTTGTTTCCATTACCCATGATTTAGAAGAGGCAGCAAGAGCTGACCGTATGATTGTGTTAAATGGTGGGGAAATTTTTGCAGAAGGCACTCCAGACCAAGTGTTTCTGTTAGGAGATAAGCTTGTGGAAATTGGGCTGGATTTACCGTTCCCGATTGTGCTTGCCCATAAATTAATAGAAAAGGGGATAGAGTTTCCTTCGATTCCCACAAACAAGGAAAGGCTGTTGGATGAGCTATGCAAATTACAATCAAAGAGTTAG